In Candidatus Sedimenticola sp. (ex Thyasira tokunagai), the following proteins share a genomic window:
- a CDS encoding transglycosylase SLT domain-containing protein yields MNGLYTNHLRSSRIRTMDDTATRRLSLTLTLLVAALLLPLTAIGISPPLTDQNRFLEAEKALKKNEAGRYQKLKSQLIDYPLYPYLEFQELTQQRSKLKSRSVEQFLTRYKETPLAPRMRRIWLSELAKRKQWWIYLTFYRPGIGTKFDCHRMLALLGTGHADEAFSEIPQLWLSGKSQPKACDPVFDHWRKAGKLTAKLAWKRAELAMNEGETTLARYLKRYLPMPEREQLELWLKLHKRPKTITDKRAFRQASSHREKILLHGFKRLARQDHLSALTLWPRLRASYPFSKEQLYKGERELLLSLARNGHPAVLPLLDGFTPKASDGRFLTTRIRTALSMQEWPFVLTWIEALPEKLQQSERWRYWRARATEAVGRQEEAMTLFRALSLERSYYGFLAADKTGVRYRFDPIPLSLDQKELDRTAQLPTIRRAHELFSLGRFLDARREWNLAVKGMPPEKLQLVSKLAQGWGWHDRAIFTLARTGYWDDLELRFPLKHKDKVSAEAVNRQLDNAWVFAVIRQESAFSQDAHSPAGALGLMQLMPNTARFIAKKTKQRRPRKRELLNPDTNITLGTAYLSRVYRQLGKNQVLATAAYNAGPHRVRAWLPETTIAADLWVETIPFRETRSYTQRVLSYAVIYDQRLGKKATPLSLRMPWVFPESHIMQIASASPAKSGVDKH; encoded by the coding sequence ATGAACGGGCTATATACCAACCATCTCAGGAGCAGCCGCATACGCACCATGGATGACACCGCCACACGACGGTTATCGCTGACTCTCACCTTACTGGTGGCGGCACTGCTTCTCCCGCTTACCGCGATAGGAATCTCCCCCCCACTGACAGACCAGAATCGCTTTCTTGAGGCAGAGAAAGCGCTGAAGAAAAATGAGGCTGGGCGCTATCAGAAGCTGAAGTCCCAGTTGATCGACTATCCGCTCTACCCCTATCTTGAGTTTCAGGAACTGACACAGCAGCGATCAAAACTCAAAAGCCGCTCGGTTGAACAATTTCTTACGCGTTACAAGGAGACGCCACTTGCACCACGGATGCGGCGCATCTGGCTCTCTGAGCTGGCTAAACGCAAGCAGTGGTGGATCTATCTGACATTTTACCGTCCCGGAATAGGCACCAAATTCGACTGCCATAGGATGCTGGCGCTACTCGGCACCGGCCACGCAGACGAGGCCTTCAGTGAGATACCACAGCTCTGGCTTAGTGGAAAATCGCAGCCGAAGGCGTGTGATCCGGTTTTTGACCACTGGCGTAAGGCGGGGAAGCTGACCGCAAAACTGGCATGGAAGCGGGCTGAGCTGGCGATGAATGAGGGTGAAACCACCCTCGCCCGCTACCTTAAACGCTACCTGCCAATGCCTGAGAGAGAGCAGCTTGAGCTCTGGCTAAAGCTCCATAAGCGGCCAAAAACGATCACAGATAAACGAGCCTTCCGCCAAGCCTCTTCTCATCGGGAGAAAATACTACTACACGGTTTTAAGCGGCTGGCACGGCAAGACCACCTGAGCGCCCTCACTCTCTGGCCACGGCTGCGCGCAAGCTATCCATTCAGCAAAGAGCAGCTCTATAAGGGTGAACGTGAGCTCCTGCTCTCATTGGCTCGCAACGGCCATCCCGCTGTCCTCCCGCTACTTGATGGCTTCACCCCCAAAGCCTCTGATGGGCGCTTCCTGACAACAAGAATTCGCACCGCCTTGAGCATGCAGGAGTGGCCCTTTGTCCTCACCTGGATAGAGGCGCTGCCGGAGAAACTGCAGCAATCGGAACGCTGGCGCTACTGGCGTGCCAGAGCAACAGAAGCAGTGGGACGGCAGGAGGAGGCGATGACACTGTTTCGGGCGCTGTCACTGGAGCGGAGTTATTACGGTTTTCTGGCTGCTGATAAAACAGGAGTCCGCTACCGCTTCGATCCCATCCCCTTGAGCCTGGATCAGAAAGAACTCGATCGCACCGCACAACTGCCGACTATCAGAAGAGCACACGAGCTTTTCTCCCTCGGCCGTTTTCTGGACGCTCGCCGGGAGTGGAACCTGGCGGTCAAAGGGATGCCGCCTGAGAAACTGCAGCTGGTATCAAAGCTGGCCCAGGGCTGGGGTTGGCACGACCGTGCAATCTTCACTCTTGCCCGCACCGGCTACTGGGATGATTTGGAGCTACGCTTCCCATTGAAGCATAAGGATAAAGTCTCTGCTGAGGCCGTTAACCGGCAACTCGATAACGCCTGGGTATTTGCCGTAATACGCCAGGAGAGTGCGTTCTCCCAGGACGCACACTCACCCGCAGGTGCTCTCGGCCTTATGCAGTTGATGCCGAACACCGCTCGCTTTATCGCAAAAAAGACCAAACAGCGCAGACCGAGGAAACGGGAGCTACTCAACCCGGATACCAATATCACGCTGGGAACCGCCTACCTCAGTCGTGTCTACAGACAGCTTGGAAAGAATCAGGTACTGGCCACAGCAGCCTATAATGCGGGCCCACACCGGGTGCGCGCCTGGCTGCCGGAGACGACAATTGCCGCCGACCTGTGGGTGGAGACGATTCCATTTCGTGAGACCAGAAGCTACACCCAGCGCGTTCTTAGCTATGCAGTGATCTATGACCAGCGCCTGGGCAAAAAAGCGACGCCCCTGTCCTTACGAATGCCATGGGTTTTTCCAGAATCACACATTATGCAGATTGCCTCAGCAAGCCCGGCCAAGAGCGGCGTTGATAAGCACTAG
- a CDS encoding Rsd/AlgQ family anti-sigma factor: MATTDGETDGETEDRRKLTQEMVEKWLVERQELMVTYCQLAGLEAYPPGKPVKQLLRDFCQLLVDYIAFGHFEVYDRITSGSERRSDVVEVANRVYPRISEVTEVAVAFNDKYDTSDHKQPMDHLDDDLSNLGEELASRIDMEDQLVSALIR, encoded by the coding sequence ATGGCGACAACAGACGGCGAAACAGACGGCGAAACAGAAGATCGTAGAAAACTCACCCAGGAGATGGTGGAAAAATGGTTGGTTGAGCGTCAGGAGCTGATGGTGACTTATTGCCAGCTGGCCGGCCTTGAGGCCTACCCACCGGGAAAGCCGGTAAAACAGCTCCTACGGGACTTTTGTCAACTGCTGGTTGACTATATCGCATTCGGCCACTTTGAAGTCTACGACCGCATCACCTCTGGATCTGAGCGGCGAAGTGATGTGGTGGAGGTCGCCAATAGGGTCTACCCAAGGATCTCTGAGGTGACAGAGGTGGCAGTTGCCTTTAATGATAAATACGACACCTCGGATCACAAACAGCCGATGGATCACCTGGATGATGATCTATCCAATCTTGGTGAAGAGCTGGCCAGTCGGATCGACATGGAGGATCAGCTCGTTTCGGCATTGATCCGTTGA
- a CDS encoding IS110 family transposase, giving the protein MGKQSIQCEVILGVDTHLDMHVGVIIDSHGKMLDVLSIETNGTGYQHLLKWASSFGNLSRAGVEGTGTYGAGLARFLSEHEVEVLEINRPDRSMRRFYGKSDPTDAESAARSVLAGKAQSIPKLQSGAAEAMRIASVARRSAVKARTQTINQLRSLLVSAPENIRARLWKSNPGQCVQGCLHLRTLGKTISLKTLATTLRLLARRWMYLTAELKDLDDTLEHLTNSAAKRLRRQFGIGPQTAATLLSVAGDNPERLHSEAALAALCGVNPLQASSGKTVRHRLNRGGSRSANNALWTIAMVRMRSDPRTRTYVARRTAEGKSTKEISRCLKRYIVRELYPLILADLNDAAVVT; this is encoded by the coding sequence ATGGGTAAACAATCGATACAGTGTGAAGTCATACTTGGCGTTGATACGCATCTGGACATGCATGTGGGAGTGATTATTGACAGTCATGGAAAAATGCTTGATGTACTGTCCATAGAAACAAATGGCACTGGCTATCAGCACTTATTAAAATGGGCGTCATCGTTCGGCAATTTATCACGCGCAGGAGTAGAAGGTACTGGAACATATGGAGCAGGCCTTGCTAGATTCCTATCTGAACACGAGGTAGAGGTCCTGGAAATCAATCGTCCTGATCGTTCTATGCGACGATTCTATGGCAAATCGGATCCGACGGATGCGGAGAGTGCCGCTCGATCCGTGCTGGCAGGTAAAGCGCAGTCTATTCCGAAGTTACAATCAGGTGCTGCAGAGGCTATGCGTATCGCATCAGTTGCAAGGCGGAGCGCGGTAAAGGCGAGAACACAGACGATTAATCAATTGCGTTCATTGCTGGTGTCTGCTCCAGAGAATATACGAGCTAGGCTTTGGAAGTCGAATCCAGGACAGTGTGTTCAAGGTTGTTTGCATCTCCGGACTCTCGGTAAAACAATTTCACTAAAGACGCTGGCTACAACACTTCGTCTACTCGCCAGGCGGTGGATGTACCTAACAGCTGAACTTAAAGATCTGGATGATACACTGGAGCACTTAACAAATAGCGCAGCAAAGCGGTTACGTCGACAGTTTGGCATTGGGCCACAAACAGCAGCGACGTTGCTGTCAGTCGCTGGTGACAATCCTGAACGGCTACATAGCGAAGCTGCTCTAGCAGCTCTGTGTGGAGTAAACCCACTGCAAGCATCTTCAGGTAAGACTGTGCGTCATCGCCTCAATCGTGGAGGTAGTCGATCTGCCAATAATGCGTTGTGGACCATTGCCATGGTACGCATGCGGAGCGATCCACGCACTCGAACTTATGTTGCTCGTCGCACGGCAGAAGGAAAATCGACCAAAGAGATAAGCCGATGCTTGAAGCGTTACATCGTTCGAGAACTATATCCTCTTATCCTGGCTGATTTAAACGATGCTGCAGTAGTAACTTGA
- a CDS encoding ion transporter: MSPEAHQAYRRNPLRRRMHEIIFEADTHAGKIFDAALLVAIVIAVIAVMLESVEAIRLEYSGILHFVEWTLTLLFTIEYGLRLWSVRHPLHYAKSFFGIVDLLAILPAYLSLIFVGSQSLMVIRVIRLLRVFRIFKMARYLGEVMVLMHALRATRHKITVFLMSMLILALILGTLMYVVEGEKSGFASIPAGFYWAIVTLTTVGYGDLAPLTLPGQVLAAVAMLLGYSMIIIPIGIFAVEVVKRHGKAPTTQACPDCMKEGHDEDAIYCKYCGGILNE; encoded by the coding sequence ATGTCACCGGAAGCACATCAAGCATATAGACGTAACCCGCTACGGCGGCGGATGCACGAAATCATTTTCGAGGCAGATACTCACGCCGGTAAAATTTTTGACGCTGCGCTGCTGGTTGCCATTGTCATTGCCGTAATCGCTGTAATGCTGGAAAGCGTGGAAGCGATACGGCTGGAGTACAGCGGCATCCTTCACTTTGTAGAGTGGACCCTGACACTGCTCTTCACTATCGAATATGGATTACGGCTCTGGTCGGTCAGGCACCCCTTACACTACGCCAAGAGTTTTTTTGGCATCGTTGATCTTCTCGCCATTCTTCCCGCCTATCTAAGCCTGATCTTTGTCGGCAGTCAGTCTCTGATGGTGATTCGGGTGATTCGCCTGCTCAGAGTCTTTCGTATCTTCAAGATGGCACGCTACCTCGGTGAAGTGATGGTACTGATGCATGCACTGAGAGCGACACGTCACAAGATCACCGTGTTTCTTATGAGCATGCTGATTCTGGCACTGATTCTGGGGACACTGATGTATGTGGTAGAGGGAGAGAAGAGTGGCTTTGCCAGTATCCCTGCGGGGTTTTACTGGGCCATTGTCACCCTCACCACAGTGGGTTATGGCGATCTCGCACCGCTGACTCTACCCGGTCAGGTTCTCGCCGCTGTCGCCATGTTACTGGGCTACAGCATGATCATCATTCCCATCGGCATCTTCGCGGTTGAAGTGGTCAAACGCCACGGCAAAGCCCCCACCACACAGGCTTGCCCCGACTGCATGAAAGAGGGACATGACGAAGATGCCATCTACTGCAAATACTGTGGCGGTATTCTCAACGAGTAG
- the hisI gene encoding phosphoribosyl-AMP cyclohydrolase: MNAVDFTKGNGLVTAIAQDANTGEILMLANMNEESLGMTLELGEAVYWSRSRQKLWHKGEESGNVQKVKELYIDCDGDAILMKVEQIGDAACHTGKRSCFFRRVDSGAVVDVGVQVFDPKEVYKK, from the coding sequence TTGAATGCGGTCGACTTCACCAAGGGAAACGGCCTGGTAACGGCGATTGCACAGGATGCCAACACCGGAGAGATCCTGATGCTGGCCAATATGAACGAAGAATCCCTGGGCATGACCCTTGAGCTGGGCGAAGCGGTCTACTGGAGCCGCTCACGCCAGAAACTCTGGCACAAGGGGGAGGAGAGTGGCAATGTTCAGAAGGTCAAGGAGCTCTACATCGATTGCGACGGTGACGCCATCCTGATGAAGGTTGAACAGATCGGCGATGCGGCCTGTCATACCGGGAAACGCTCTTGCTTCTTCCGCAGAGTGGATAGTGGTGCGGTGGTTGATGTCGGTGTACAGGTGTTTGATCCCAAAGAGGTGTACAAGAAATGA
- a CDS encoding transposase, with protein MPKPRKSLISLDATPYYHCVSRCVRRAFLCGTDQLTGRSYEHRRGWIEKRLLELPHYFAIDISAFSVMHNHTHLVLYINTARAQGWSLHEVIEQWHGLFNGNSLSQRFLRNEPMCKAELEQVEQLAESWRERLSSVSWFMRCLNETIARQANAEDGCTGRFWEGRFKCQALLDEAALAACMAYVDLNPIRAGIAETPESSDYTSIHRRIQAIEGTSGSDVLHQETERPTQPPELQPFVGYPREPMPKGLPFRLEDYLELVDWTGRAIRDDKRGAIPSALPPILDRLQVDPKSWLYMTTSFESRFRSLVGRADKIHAACEKLGQRWAHGIVACRQLLTI; from the coding sequence ATGCCAAAACCAAGAAAGAGCCTTATCAGCCTTGATGCCACACCCTACTATCACTGCGTTTCACGCTGTGTACGCCGGGCCTTTCTCTGCGGCACCGATCAACTTACAGGGCGGTCCTATGAACATCGCCGTGGGTGGATAGAGAAGCGGTTACTGGAATTACCTCACTACTTTGCGATTGATATCAGTGCATTTTCAGTTATGCACAACCACACTCATCTAGTGCTCTACATCAATACAGCACGCGCACAAGGCTGGTCACTCCATGAAGTCATTGAACAATGGCATGGGCTGTTCAACGGCAACTCGTTGAGCCAGCGCTTTCTTAGAAATGAGCCGATGTGCAAAGCTGAGCTGGAACAGGTTGAACAATTAGCTGAATCCTGGAGAGAGCGTCTTTCCTCGGTGAGCTGGTTTATGCGCTGTCTCAACGAAACCATTGCACGCCAAGCCAACGCCGAAGATGGCTGTACCGGTCGTTTTTGGGAAGGCCGATTCAAGTGCCAGGCTCTCCTTGATGAAGCTGCACTGGCCGCCTGTATGGCCTATGTCGACCTCAATCCCATCAGGGCAGGAATAGCGGAGACACCGGAATCATCAGATTACACCTCTATACATCGCCGTATTCAGGCTATAGAAGGCACGAGCGGTAGTGATGTACTGCACCAGGAAACAGAGCGCCCCACCCAGCCGCCTGAACTCCAGCCATTTGTCGGCTACCCTAGAGAACCTATGCCTAAGGGGCTACCCTTCCGTCTTGAGGATTACCTTGAACTGGTGGATTGGACAGGAAGAGCTATACGGGACGATAAACGTGGTGCTATCCCTTCTGCCCTGCCCCCCATACTTGACCGCCTGCAGGTCGATCCCAAGTCATGGCTGTATATGACCACATCATTCGAAAGTCGCTTTAGATCCCTGGTCGGGCGAGCCGATAAAATCCATGCTGCTTGTGAGAAACTTGGCCAACGCTGGGCCCATGGCATTGTAGCCTGTCGGCAGTTACTGACAATCTGA
- the hisG gene encoding ATP phosphoribosyltransferase — MTDKTRLRIGIPKGSLQETTKKLFAHAGFNLHISGRSYYPDIDDSELQCILIRPQEMARYVELGVLDCAITGLDWILETGADVQELADLKAPWSNYGTVRWVMASKEGSPFGDVKDLEGKRIATEAAGMTRRFLADHGVTADVEFSWGATEVKPPILADAIVDVSETGSSLRANNLKVMHVVLESTPRFIANNDSLQDEWKKDKIDRLLMLLEGAIRAATRVTLAMNVPRNNIDDVLALLPALSTPTVSTLSDPEWVDISTVVEEKLVRDLLPQLHLAGARGIIEMPINKIIE; from the coding sequence ATGACCGATAAGACCCGCCTGCGCATAGGTATCCCCAAGGGGAGCCTACAGGAAACGACAAAAAAGCTCTTTGCCCATGCAGGATTCAATCTGCACATCTCAGGTCGCTCCTACTACCCCGATATCGATGATTCCGAGCTTCAGTGTATTCTGATCAGACCCCAGGAGATGGCCCGCTATGTAGAACTAGGAGTACTGGACTGCGCCATCACCGGCCTCGACTGGATACTGGAGACCGGCGCTGATGTGCAGGAACTGGCTGACCTCAAAGCGCCCTGGTCGAACTACGGCACGGTACGCTGGGTGATGGCATCCAAAGAGGGTTCACCCTTCGGCGACGTCAAAGATCTGGAAGGGAAGCGTATCGCCACTGAAGCGGCCGGCATGACCCGGCGTTTTCTGGCCGACCATGGCGTCACTGCCGATGTAGAGTTCTCCTGGGGCGCAACCGAGGTGAAACCACCGATTCTGGCGGATGCCATAGTGGATGTCTCAGAAACCGGATCGAGCCTGCGGGCCAACAACCTCAAAGTGATGCACGTCGTGCTGGAGAGTACCCCACGCTTCATCGCCAACAACGACTCGTTGCAGGATGAGTGGAAGAAGGACAAGATCGACCGTTTATTGATGCTACTTGAAGGAGCGATACGTGCCGCCACAAGGGTTACCCTGGCGATGAACGTTCCACGCAACAATATCGATGACGTACTGGCTCTGTTGCCGGCCCTATCCACACCCACCGTCTCCACCCTGTCAGATCCTGAGTGGGTGGACATCAGTACGGTGGTGGAAGAGAAGCTGGTGCGTGACTTACTGCCACAGCTCCACTTGGCCGGCGCCCGTGGCATCATAGAGATGCCCATCAACAAGATAATCGAGTGA
- a CDS encoding inositol monophosphatase family protein codes for MKNPLDQLSPRPKGVELQQLLIDAAEQEILPRYQHAVVRNKPDGTLVTDADIEVQRSLREGLYEHWPEIPLLGEEMTEEQQRQVMETACFWCLDPLDGTTNFSIGLPYFAISLALVIDHRPVLGLVYDPIRKESFRAEQGGGAWLNDRRLTLDGSTEDLKDGVAVIDLKRLTPPLIARLAKQPPYRSQRSFGAVALEWSWMAAGRGHLYLHGGQRPWDYAAGCLIFSEAGGTLGDGLISGGRPMSLQSQAAIGASNPRLYNQWLKWLEEAGYES; via the coding sequence ATGAAAAACCCCCTAGATCAGCTATCCCCAAGGCCTAAAGGTGTGGAGCTGCAGCAGCTATTGATAGATGCTGCAGAGCAGGAGATCCTCCCGCGCTACCAGCATGCAGTGGTGCGTAACAAACCAGACGGCACTCTGGTAACCGATGCCGACATTGAGGTTCAACGCTCTCTCCGGGAGGGATTGTATGAGCATTGGCCGGAAATTCCTCTTCTGGGTGAGGAGATGACGGAGGAGCAGCAGCGTCAGGTGATGGAGACCGCCTGTTTCTGGTGCCTTGATCCGCTCGATGGAACCACTAATTTTAGTATTGGACTGCCCTATTTTGCCATCTCTCTCGCTCTGGTCATCGATCATAGACCGGTGCTTGGTCTGGTCTATGACCCGATTCGCAAAGAGAGTTTTCGCGCTGAGCAGGGTGGTGGTGCCTGGCTCAATGATCGGCGATTGACGCTTGACGGCTCGACAGAAGATCTCAAAGATGGGGTCGCAGTGATTGACCTAAAGCGGCTGACACCGCCATTGATCGCTCGGTTGGCAAAGCAGCCGCCCTATCGCTCCCAGCGGAGCTTTGGCGCTGTTGCCCTGGAGTGGAGCTGGATGGCGGCGGGGCGTGGACATCTCTACCTTCACGGTGGTCAGCGGCCCTGGGATTATGCTGCAGGCTGTCTGATCTTTTCCGAGGCGGGAGGTACCCTTGGAGATGGATTGATATCGGGAGGCCGTCCCATGAGCCTGCAGTCGCAGGCCGCAATTGGGGCGTCTAATCCACGGCTCTATAACCAGTGGTTGAAGTGGCTTGAAGAGGCCGGATATGAGAGCTAA
- a CDS encoding IS1380 family transposase, with protein MTNCNQTVLEFPVLKRRKVQAEFSGGDITSDGGVLLLRQIDRRLGLMKAVDAVIPDPRNPDYITHSQLSLLRQRVYGLGLGYEDLNDHKTLRNDPALQTAVDREQKLGSQSTLCRLEGRTGRKAAVDIHRVLIDQFIASFDSPPDELILDFDATDDQVHGMQEGRFFHGYYDHYCFLPLYVFCGDQLLISYLRPSNVDGAKHTWAILALLTKRLRQEWPDVQIIFRGDSGFCRHRMLDWCERRGVKYIIGIARNKRLEQMIEPGMQIVEQLVELTGEKQREFFRLHYAAKSWKHTRQVIAKLEVTDKGRNPRFIVTNLEGDKQALYDDLYCARGEMENRIKEQQMGLFADRTSAHYWWANQFRLLLSSLAYVLMESIRRLALKGTELARGQVGTLRIKLLKIGAVMLRNTRRIRFLLSSAYPYQDLFALVVARLRPG; from the coding sequence GTGACAAACTGTAACCAAACTGTTCTGGAATTTCCAGTCCTTAAACGCCGCAAGGTACAGGCCGAATTTAGCGGCGGCGACATTACTTCAGATGGGGGTGTGCTTCTACTGAGACAGATCGACAGGCGACTCGGTTTAATGAAAGCGGTTGATGCCGTCATTCCAGATCCGCGAAATCCTGATTACATCACTCACTCCCAACTGAGCCTGCTACGACAACGTGTTTACGGTCTAGGCTTGGGCTATGAAGACCTCAACGATCACAAAACCCTGCGTAATGATCCTGCTTTGCAGACGGCTGTCGACCGGGAACAGAAATTGGGTAGTCAGTCTACCCTCTGTCGGCTTGAGGGCCGTACTGGAAGAAAGGCGGCAGTCGATATCCATAGGGTGTTGATCGACCAATTCATCGCTTCTTTTGACTCTCCTCCCGATGAGTTGATCCTGGACTTTGATGCCACCGATGATCAAGTTCATGGTATGCAGGAGGGACGCTTTTTCCATGGCTATTATGACCACTACTGTTTTCTTCCCCTCTATGTCTTTTGTGGTGATCAATTGCTCATCAGCTACCTGAGGCCCAGCAATGTTGACGGGGCGAAACATACATGGGCGATTCTGGCGTTACTGACGAAACGGCTGCGCCAGGAATGGCCCGATGTTCAGATCATCTTCCGAGGAGACTCCGGGTTCTGTCGCCATAGAATGCTGGACTGGTGTGAACGCCGTGGTGTGAAGTACATCATTGGTATTGCCCGCAATAAGCGGCTGGAGCAGATGATTGAACCGGGTATGCAGATTGTTGAACAACTTGTCGAACTGACTGGCGAGAAACAGCGGGAGTTCTTCCGGTTGCACTATGCCGCCAAGAGTTGGAAACATACTCGCCAGGTCATTGCTAAGCTGGAGGTCACAGACAAGGGGCGCAATCCACGTTTCATCGTCACCAATCTGGAAGGTGACAAGCAGGCACTCTACGATGATCTCTACTGTGCCCGTGGCGAGATGGAGAACCGGATTAAAGAGCAGCAGATGGGGCTCTTTGCAGATCGTACCAGTGCCCACTATTGGTGGGCGAATCAGTTCCGGTTACTCCTCTCCAGCCTGGCTTATGTGCTGATGGAGAGTATCCGCCGGTTGGCGCTCAAGGGCACAGAACTGGCGAGAGGCCAAGTAGGCACGCTTCGGATCAAGTTGTTAAAGATCGGTGCAGTTATGCTGCGCAATACGCGCCGTATCCGCTTCCTGCTCTCCAGCGCTTACCCTTATCAGGATCTCTTCGCCTTGGTGGTTGCTCGTCTGCGACCCGGATAG
- a CDS encoding DUF3617 family protein, translated as MWKRRQTKIEMQGMPYAVPPTSHSQCITKEEMVPGNKAENSGCEVTDITNIGDTVTWAMRCDQQGTKTTSKGSVTYSGSTFKGKVIMQTQNPGSGGVMTISSYMDGKRIGACQ; from the coding sequence ATTTGGAAAAGGAGACAAACCAAGATCGAAATGCAGGGAATGCCCTATGCGGTACCGCCCACCAGCCACAGCCAGTGCATCACCAAGGAAGAGATGGTCCCAGGCAACAAGGCGGAAAACAGTGGATGTGAAGTGACTGACATCACCAACATCGGTGATACCGTCACATGGGCGATGAGGTGTGATCAACAGGGCACAAAAACCACCAGTAAAGGGAGCGTGACCTACAGCGGTAGCACCTTTAAAGGCAAGGTGATCATGCAGACTCAGAATCCCGGAAGTGGTGGTGTAATGACGATCAGCAGCTACATGGACGGAAAGCGCATAGGTGCATGTCAGTAG
- a CDS encoding tetratricopeptide repeat protein translates to MSDNSEQLDMELVSGIAAFEGKHFATSVKLLSPLADQGNIEAQYRVAIMAQNGLGMTVNEMLAYKYMKSAAEAGLGLAQHGLGFMYMQGECAAKNGEKAVEWFKKASDQGMVGSQTTLAMMYETGDGVEQDLEEAKRWYKLAGFE, encoded by the coding sequence ATGAGTGACAATAGTGAACAGCTTGATATGGAGTTGGTCAGCGGTATTGCAGCCTTTGAAGGAAAGCACTTTGCCACGTCGGTGAAACTGCTTTCACCTCTGGCTGATCAGGGCAATATCGAAGCCCAGTACCGTGTTGCCATCATGGCTCAGAATGGTTTGGGCATGACGGTCAATGAGATGCTGGCCTACAAGTACATGAAGTCGGCGGCGGAGGCGGGGTTGGGGCTCGCTCAGCACGGTCTTGGCTTTATGTATATGCAGGGCGAATGTGCCGCCAAAAATGGTGAGAAGGCGGTGGAGTGGTTCAAGAAAGCCAGCGATCAGGGAATGGTGGGTTCCCAGACCACCCTGGCGATGATGTATGAGACGGGTGATGGTGTGGAGCAGGATCTGGAAGAGGCGAAACGTTGGTACAAACTGGCCGGTTTTGAGTAG
- a CDS encoding aminopeptidase: MWFRTSLSILLFLSLSGCSSLGYYAQSIGGHLDLMGRSRTIDQLLVDPATGGKLRQRLQRVQEIRRFATEQLRLPDNDSYRSYADLERKAVVWSVIATPQLSMKPMTWCYPFIGCAAYRGYFSRQQADVYAGELRLQGLDVTVEAVPAYSTLGWFDDPLPSTVIDWPEPHIAGLIFHELAHQQLYVKGDSAFNEAFAATVERVGVERWLISSADDSSLADWAGSQERKREFISLLLESRQRLIDIYTSALPEDEKRSGKQAEFSRLRTEYSLLKGRWGGGRGYDHWFQRELNNARLASIATYEHWVPSFLQLMRQAEGDMESFYQTCKLLGALPEESRHQRMNRLAD, encoded by the coding sequence ATGTGGTTTCGCACCTCTCTCTCTATTCTCCTTTTTTTATCCCTATCCGGGTGTAGTAGCCTGGGTTATTACGCTCAATCTATCGGCGGTCATCTTGACCTGATGGGCCGGAGTCGCACTATTGACCAGCTGTTGGTGGATCCGGCAACAGGCGGCAAATTACGGCAACGGCTGCAGCGCGTGCAGGAGATACGGCGTTTTGCGACAGAGCAGCTGCGGTTGCCGGATAACGACAGCTATCGCAGCTATGCTGATCTGGAGAGGAAGGCAGTGGTGTGGAGTGTGATAGCGACCCCGCAGCTCTCCATGAAGCCTATGACCTGGTGCTACCCGTTTATCGGCTGTGCTGCCTATCGCGGTTACTTTTCCCGCCAACAGGCTGATGTTTATGCCGGTGAGTTGAGATTGCAGGGATTGGATGTGACGGTGGAGGCGGTACCTGCTTACTCAACCCTGGGTTGGTTTGATGATCCCCTGCCGAGTACGGTGATTGATTGGCCGGAACCTCATATTGCCGGATTGATCTTTCATGAGCTCGCTCATCAGCAGCTCTATGTTAAAGGTGACAGCGCTTTTAACGAGGCTTTTGCCGCCACAGTTGAGCGGGTAGGGGTGGAGCGCTGGTTGATCTCCAGCGCCGATGATTCCTCACTGGCTGACTGGGCCGGTTCGCAGGAACGTAAGCGGGAGTTCATCAGTTTACTGCTGGAGAGCCGACAGCGTTTGATTGATATCTACACCAGTGCCCTGCCGGAGGATGAAAAGCGGTCAGGAAAACAGGCCGAGTTCAGTCGGCTGCGCACAGAGTATAGCTTGCTGAAAGGGCGGTGGGGTGGTGGTCGGGGCTACGATCATTGGTTTCAACGTGAGTTAAACAACGCCCGACTCGCCTCCATCGCCACCTATGAACACTGGGTGCCAAGTTTTCTACAGCTGATGCGGCAAGCGGAAGGGGATATGGAGAGTTTTTATCAGACCTGTAAGTTGCTGGGTGCCTTGCCTGAGGAGTCGCGCCATCAGCGTATGAATCGGCTTGCTGACTAA